The Cucumis melo cultivar AY chromosome 6, USDA_Cmelo_AY_1.0, whole genome shotgun sequence genome includes a region encoding these proteins:
- the LOC103483152 gene encoding homeobox-leucine zipper protein ATHB-12: MLNEDAEYSPQASMAEAFAMRKKSMNRRRFSEEQIKSLESIFESESRLEPRKKLQLAGELGLHPRQVAIWFQNKRARWKSKQLERDYSVLRANYNTLASRFEALKKEKQALSMQLQKLNNLIQRSMEETESCRGVLSVETIDGKSENDNRTKYESEAKPCVSAEEKSEHELEVLSNYGSGVKEAYIGLEDPQLREPQGSLISTPNWSNLDSEGLFSQSNTNGQWWNFWS; this comes from the exons ATGCTAAACGAAGATGCTGAATATTCTCCCCAAGCATCCATGGCAGAGGCTTTTGCCATGAGAAAGAAGAGCATGAACAGAAGAAGGTTTAGCGAAGAACAAATCAAATCACTCGAGTCTATTTTCGAGTCTGAGTCTAGGCTTGAGCCCAGAAAGAAGTTGCAGCTGGCGGGAGAGCTGGGTTTGCATCCACGCCAGGTTGCAATATGGTTTCAAAACAAGAGAGCTAGATGGAAGTCAAAGCAACTTGAACGAGACTACAGTGTTTTACGAGCTAATTACAATACTCTAGCTTCCCGATTTGAAGCTCTTAAGAAGGAAAAACAAGCTTTGAGTATGCAG TTGCAGAAGCTAAATAATCTGATACAGCGGTCCATGGAGGAAACTGAGAGCTGCAGGGGAGTTCTCTCCGTAGAAACCATTGATGGCAAATCTGAAAATGACAACAGAACTAAGTACGAGTCTGAAGCAAAACCTTGTGTGTCAGCTGAAGAGAAATCAGAACATGAACTAGAGGTTCTTTCCAACTACGGTAGTGGCGTAAAGGAAGCCTATATTGGATTAGAGGATCCCCAACTCAGGGAACCTCAAGGTTCCCTGATATCAACACCAAATTGGAGTAATCTAGACTCTGAAGGTCTTTTCAGTCAGTCCAATACCAATGGCCAGTGGTGGAACTTCTGGTCGTGA